In a genomic window of Methylobacter sp. YRD-M1:
- a CDS encoding low affinity iron permease family protein: MKDIAWYSNMAKLASRISGRPVTFAVAVGFIIVWGITGPIFGFSDTWQLVINTATTIVTFLMVFLIQNTQNRDTEAIQIKLDELIRATKGAHNALLDLEEMEEAELDEFHDHYEKLAEEARRGLKKGHLDTSTPEAEQTATDKRVH, translated from the coding sequence ATGAAAGACATAGCCTGGTATTCAAATATGGCCAAACTGGCGTCAAGAATCAGCGGGCGCCCGGTTACCTTTGCCGTAGCGGTCGGGTTTATTATTGTCTGGGGCATTACCGGGCCCATTTTTGGTTTCAGTGATACGTGGCAATTGGTTATCAACACAGCCACGACCATTGTGACGTTTCTGATGGTGTTCCTGATTCAGAACACGCAAAACCGCGACACCGAGGCCATCCAGATCAAGCTTGATGAGTTGATCCGTGCTACCAAAGGCGCTCATAACGCATTGCTGGATCTTGAGGAAATGGAGGAGGCCGAGCTGGATGAATTCCACGATCACTATGAGAAGCTGGCCGAGGAGGCAAGGCGCGGGTTGAAGAAAGGGCATCTGGATACGAGTACGCCAGAGGCCGAACAAACCGCTACGGATAAAAGGGTACACTGA
- a CDS encoding PAS domain-containing protein: protein MRLVMLAAWVILGLPGFVGAEQRQILHVGSEIGFSPYADTDTQGQSIGFSVELFAAVAAAMDIPVNFHSDPWDILWQSLKTGRIDALPAVARTTESESQAEFTQPYAIGYDSFFTRKGRDPVNSIERARAMSIIVLRSDVAHEALVSRGFSNQLIIVDNLVDGFRLLAAGQHDALLAPRLQGSALVHNIGLDKIILPSQLLSEYRREFSFAVRKGDIGLRDRLDQGLVIVKANGEYERFYRKWLGLYEEQTFAVKYEPWGVFSAAGLLMLLALWTWQLRRQVALRTAELAQANATLEQRVAERTAELEAARQEAEEARDLLQITMDNAPGPMSYVDRECRYRRVNKNYELWFGYPFEKMYGRHIRDVLGEEAWQILSPYTERALAGEQIDFELQAPYLRGGPRWVHITLNPDFSADGGVRGFVVHALDISEHKQTVAELVKAHALLDGLLTQAPVGIAYLDRELRHILVNSKLASFNGIPVASHIGQRVHDIAPPVVLPAVEEAIARMLTTGEPVKDFEISGEIPATPGTMRYWNANWYPLYDNAAEITGFGVIVEEITERKQAEEALHEADRRKDEFLAMLAHELRNPLAPISNAVQIMKRSDLDETRLAWCRDVINRQVEHLVRLVDDLLDVSRISRGKIELKKETLEVSTIVQRAIETSQPLIDARRHEFTVQLPPEPIYVEGDLVRLAQVVSNLLNNAAKYTDEGGRIKLTVEPADDDVFIRVRDNGRGIEPSALPSLFQLFYQVDRTIDRAEGGLGIGLALVKSLVAMHGGEVWASSEGRGKGSEFAIHLPCLRKSTVVATSCHIDAKPDEGPLRILVVDDNRDAAQSLSLLLTSEGHEVLLAYDGYAALEIAQAARPQVVLLDIGLPGMDGYAVARALRQDPALKMTHLIALSGYGRVMDRETARTAGFNAYLTKPIDFDELLCAMAQPLLADQAVG from the coding sequence ATGCGATTGGTAATGCTTGCGGCCTGGGTCATCCTGGGCCTTCCCGGCTTCGTCGGCGCCGAACAGCGGCAGATTCTGCACGTTGGTTCCGAAATCGGTTTTTCGCCTTATGCCGATACTGATACTCAGGGGCAATCGATTGGGTTTTCCGTCGAGCTGTTTGCGGCGGTTGCCGCCGCGATGGACATTCCTGTCAACTTTCATTCCGACCCTTGGGATATTCTCTGGCAAAGCCTGAAAACGGGCAGAATTGATGCTCTGCCAGCAGTGGCGCGCACAACAGAGAGTGAAAGTCAGGCTGAATTCACGCAACCGTACGCGATCGGTTATGACAGCTTCTTTACCCGCAAAGGGCGTGATCCTGTCAACTCTATTGAAAGAGCCCGTGCCATGAGCATCATTGTGCTGCGTTCGGATGTCGCTCACGAAGCCCTCGTCAGCCGAGGCTTCAGCAATCAATTGATAATTGTCGATAATCTGGTTGACGGTTTTCGCCTGCTGGCTGCAGGGCAGCATGATGCGCTGCTGGCGCCAAGGCTGCAGGGCAGTGCTCTGGTGCATAATATCGGCCTGGATAAGATCATTCTGCCCAGTCAATTGCTCAGCGAATACCGGCGGGAATTCAGTTTCGCTGTCCGTAAAGGCGATATCGGATTGCGCGATCGCCTGGATCAAGGACTGGTTATCGTCAAGGCCAATGGCGAGTACGAGCGGTTCTACAGAAAATGGCTGGGCCTCTACGAGGAGCAGACCTTTGCGGTTAAATATGAGCCCTGGGGGGTATTCTCTGCCGCCGGCCTGTTGATGCTGCTGGCTTTGTGGACCTGGCAGTTGCGTCGTCAGGTGGCGCTGCGCACGGCAGAACTGGCTCAAGCCAACGCAACACTGGAGCAGCGCGTGGCCGAGCGTACGGCCGAACTGGAGGCAGCGAGACAGGAGGCCGAAGAGGCCCGGGATCTGCTGCAAATTACCATGGATAACGCACCAGGCCCGATGTCTTATGTTGATAGGGAATGCCGCTACCGCCGCGTCAACAAGAATTACGAACTTTGGTTCGGCTATCCCTTTGAAAAGATGTATGGCCGTCATATCCGCGATGTTCTCGGCGAGGAAGCCTGGCAAATCCTCAGCCCTTACACAGAGCGGGCTCTGGCCGGAGAACAGATTGATTTCGAGCTCCAGGCACCTTACCTCAGAGGCGGCCCACGCTGGGTTCATATTACGTTAAACCCGGACTTCAGTGCCGATGGGGGCGTGCGCGGATTCGTAGTGCATGCGCTCGACATTAGCGAACACAAGCAGACTGTGGCTGAGCTGGTCAAAGCGCATGCGCTTCTCGACGGATTGCTGACACAGGCGCCTGTTGGCATTGCCTATCTGGATCGTGAGTTACGCCATATCCTCGTCAACAGTAAACTCGCGTCCTTTAATGGCATTCCTGTCGCCTCTCATATCGGTCAACGCGTCCACGACATTGCACCGCCGGTGGTACTGCCGGCGGTGGAAGAAGCTATTGCCCGGATGCTAACCACAGGAGAGCCGGTCAAGGATTTCGAAATCAGCGGTGAAATTCCCGCGACGCCCGGCACAATGCGCTACTGGAACGCCAATTGGTATCCCTTATACGACAATGCGGCCGAGATTACCGGTTTCGGTGTCATAGTCGAGGAGATCACTGAGCGCAAGCAAGCTGAAGAGGCATTGCACGAAGCGGATCGCCGCAAGGATGAATTCCTGGCCATGCTGGCCCACGAACTGCGCAATCCGCTGGCGCCGATCAGCAACGCCGTGCAGATCATGAAGCGCTCCGACCTGGACGAAACACGGCTCGCCTGGTGCCGAGACGTCATTAATCGTCAGGTCGAGCACCTGGTCCGGCTGGTGGATGACCTGCTGGATGTCTCGCGCATCAGCCGCGGCAAGATCGAACTCAAAAAAGAAACTCTCGAAGTGTCGACTATTGTGCAGCGGGCAATAGAAACCAGCCAGCCGCTGATCGATGCGCGCCGTCATGAATTCACGGTACAGCTGCCGCCTGAACCGATCTATGTGGAAGGCGATCTGGTCCGGTTGGCGCAAGTCGTGTCGAACCTGCTCAACAATGCCGCCAAATACACCGATGAAGGCGGCCGCATCAAGCTGACCGTTGAGCCGGCGGACGATGACGTATTCATCCGCGTCCGCGACAACGGCCGGGGCATCGAGCCTTCGGCACTGCCCAGCCTGTTTCAACTGTTCTACCAGGTGGACCGCACCATCGACCGCGCGGAAGGCGGGCTGGGCATCGGGCTTGCGCTCGTCAAAAGCCTGGTGGCGATGCACGGCGGTGAGGTATGGGCCAGCAGCGAAGGGCGCGGCAAAGGCAGCGAATTCGCCATTCATCTCCCCTGCCTGCGGAAATCAACGGTCGTTGCAACTTCCTGTCATATAGACGCCAAGCCGGATGAAGGCCCGCTCCGCATCCTGGTCGTCGACGACAACCGCGATGCCGCCCAGAGCCTGTCCCTGCTGCTGACCAGCGAAGGACACGAGGTATTGCTGGCCTATGACGGCTACGCGGCACTGGAAATCGCACAGGCTGCACGGCCGCAGGTCGTGCTGCTCGACATCGGCCTGCCCGGCATGGATGGCTACGCGGTTGCGCGGGCGCTCAGGCAAGATCCCGCCCTGAAAATGACGCATCTGATTGCTCTGAGCGGCTATGGACGGGTTATGGATCGTGAAACGGCAAGAACAGCCGGATTCAATGCTTATCTGACCAAGCCCATCGATTTTGATGAACTGCTGTGCGCCATGGCCCAGCCATTATTGGCCGATCAGGCAGTTGGCTAA
- a CDS encoding glycoside hydrolase family 19 protein, which produces MITLTELNAISKDKATPLKELTKAQIAELQAALLKLGYLTGSIDGFYGYNTCNAWAKFMDDADIDHEADSINTGSIGKLQQMLNDPIGARGYDFSTKTGTIEAIKCECICHGIGLKTQIAYVLATADHETNHTFKPVTEAYWLDDPDAYLKKHHADYYPYYGRGYVQLTWDYNYEKFGKLIHKDLLAYPALALEPEIALFVLVHGFKTGAFSGRKISDYINGQVTDFVKARYCINGQDKAHEIAELARHYLAAV; this is translated from the coding sequence ATGATCACACTGACCGAACTAAATGCCATATCGAAAGACAAAGCCACTCCGCTGAAAGAACTTACCAAGGCTCAGATTGCCGAGCTGCAAGCCGCTTTGCTCAAGCTCGGCTACCTGACCGGCAGCATCGACGGTTTTTATGGATACAATACTTGTAACGCTTGGGCGAAATTCATGGATGATGCCGACATTGATCATGAGGCTGATTCGATCAATACAGGTTCAATCGGCAAGCTGCAGCAAATGCTGAATGATCCGATAGGCGCTCGAGGCTATGACTTCTCCACAAAAACAGGAACTATCGAGGCCATAAAATGCGAATGCATTTGTCATGGCATCGGTTTGAAAACGCAAATCGCCTATGTATTGGCTACTGCCGACCATGAAACCAATCATACTTTCAAACCTGTCACCGAAGCCTACTGGCTGGATGACCCCGACGCTTATTTGAAGAAACACCATGCCGACTACTATCCCTATTACGGACGCGGTTATGTCCAGCTGACCTGGGATTATAACTATGAGAAATTTGGCAAATTAATACACAAGGATTTACTGGCATATCCTGCACTGGCATTGGAACCGGAAATTGCCTTGTTCGTGCTGGTGCATGGTTTCAAAACCGGCGCATTCAGCGGCCGTAAAATATCTGATTACATTAACGGCCAGGTAACGGATTTCGTAAAAGCGCGGTACTGTATCAACGGTCAGGACAAAGCTCATGAAATTGCCGAATTGGCTCGCCACTATCTAGCCGCTGTCTGA
- a CDS encoding SEC-C metal-binding domain-containing protein, which yields MVDIPAHCNNCGHSFYSGYSVEGRNSLVSNCKTQCPKCGSMVDVNAATDNEGNLHLLFARTAFHVLSSQALQPQDLTKFKTCLLKSKTTEKAVKTTEKTEQEKTKFIETIQQELPEFDEITKLLKPTNAGEFYGLLSFLLALVTFMMLMRGSNKEPSPVIINNFYNTKDPENEAYKAAYEQSGIKRKDSCPCGSGKKFKNCHGI from the coding sequence ATGGTAGATATCCCAGCCCATTGTAATAATTGTGGTCATTCATTTTATTCGGGATACAGCGTGGAGGGACGAAACTCGCTAGTTTCTAATTGTAAAACCCAATGTCCGAAGTGCGGAAGTATGGTAGATGTGAATGCTGCTACTGATAATGAAGGAAATCTACATCTATTATTCGCCAGAACAGCATTTCATGTTTTAAGTAGTCAAGCATTACAACCCCAAGATCTAACAAAATTCAAGACATGCTTACTTAAATCAAAAACAACCGAAAAAGCTGTAAAAACAACCGAAAAAACTGAACAAGAAAAAACAAAATTTATTGAAACGATACAGCAAGAACTACCAGAATTTGATGAAATTACAAAATTGTTAAAACCCACAAATGCTGGAGAGTTTTATGGTTTGCTCAGCTTCTTACTCGCGTTAGTCACATTTATGATGTTGATGCGTGGCAGCAATAAAGAACCGAGCCCAGTTATAATTAACAACTTTTATAATACTAAAGATCCTGAAAATGAAGCTTACAAAGCTGCATACGAACAAAGTGGAATAAAAAGAAAAGATTCATGCCCATGCGGCAGTGGTAAAAAGTTCAAAAATTGTCATGGCATATAA
- a CDS encoding phenylacetate--CoA ligase family protein, translating to MSNSLMPPSIDAYNHFISTSLDALLAEHQAVNPEDKALALFHRCVAEVPAYRQFLESQKVNPAEVNSYQDFQKLPLMTKANYMQAYPLPERCLGGSLLGSDRVAVSSGSTGQPTFWPRSADYELAVAQRFEQIFHDSFHAHERSTLAVVCFALGNWVGGLYTTSCCWHLARKGYPLMVATPGNNKAEIFRVVRELAPHFEQTVLLGYPPFVKDVIDAGAAEGIHWPSFNPKLVFAGEVFSEEWRSLVGQRIGSRSPCFDSASLYGTADGGVLGNETPLSIAIRRWLAGHPDAPRTLFGESRLPTLVQYDPARRFFEAYDGTLVFSAESSVPLVRYHIADKGGVLSFDELWHFLQAQGVQSLSELGLDEDFQPRHLPFVYVFGRADFTVSYYGANIYPENVTVGLEQPEIMNWVTGKFVLETAETEAGDSFLHIAVELLPDVEPDEAMVPAIAESVRAQLLRLNSEFANYTPQERQLPQITLHTFASPEYFPAGVKHRYTRRQ from the coding sequence ATGTCCAACTCGCTTATGCCTCCGTCTATTGATGCTTATAATCACTTTATTTCGACATCGCTGGATGCGCTTCTGGCAGAACACCAGGCCGTCAATCCTGAAGACAAAGCGCTGGCCCTGTTTCACCGGTGTGTAGCCGAGGTTCCCGCTTACCGGCAGTTTCTGGAGTCACAGAAGGTAAATCCCGCTGAGGTTAATTCTTATCAGGACTTTCAGAAGTTGCCGCTGATGACCAAGGCTAATTACATGCAGGCTTATCCGCTGCCGGAGCGCTGCCTGGGCGGCAGTCTTCTCGGATCTGATCGCGTGGCGGTGTCTTCCGGTTCTACAGGGCAGCCGACCTTTTGGCCGCGGTCTGCTGATTATGAACTGGCTGTGGCCCAGCGCTTCGAGCAGATCTTTCACGACAGTTTCCATGCCCATGAGCGCAGCACGCTGGCGGTGGTCTGCTTTGCTCTGGGCAACTGGGTGGGCGGTTTGTACACGACATCCTGCTGCTGGCATCTGGCGCGCAAAGGCTATCCGTTGATGGTGGCCACGCCCGGCAACAACAAGGCGGAAATCTTTCGGGTAGTGCGCGAGCTGGCGCCCCATTTCGAGCAGACGGTGCTGCTGGGCTATCCGCCGTTTGTCAAAGACGTGATAGACGCCGGCGCCGCAGAAGGTATTCACTGGCCCAGCTTTAATCCCAAGCTGGTTTTTGCCGGCGAGGTGTTCAGCGAGGAATGGCGCAGCCTGGTAGGGCAGCGCATCGGCTCCCGATCGCCCTGCTTCGATTCAGCTTCGCTGTACGGCACGGCCGATGGCGGCGTGCTTGGCAATGAAACACCGCTCAGCATCGCTATCCGCCGGTGGCTGGCCGGTCATCCCGATGCGCCCCGTACCTTGTTCGGCGAATCGCGGCTGCCGACGCTGGTGCAATACGATCCGGCCCGGCGGTTCTTCGAAGCGTATGACGGTACGCTGGTGTTTTCAGCAGAGAGCAGCGTGCCCCTGGTGCGCTATCACATTGCCGACAAGGGCGGTGTCCTGAGCTTCGATGAACTGTGGCATTTCCTGCAGGCGCAGGGCGTGCAGTCGCTCAGCGAATTAGGCCTGGACGAGGACTTTCAGCCTCGCCATTTACCGTTTGTGTATGTGTTTGGACGGGCCGATTTTACCGTGTCCTATTACGGCGCCAACATCTATCCGGAAAACGTCACGGTCGGCCTGGAGCAACCGGAGATCATGAATTGGGTGACCGGCAAATTCGTGCTGGAAACAGCGGAGACCGAAGCAGGCGACAGCTTTCTGCACATTGCCGTGGAACTGTTGCCCGACGTTGAACCCGACGAAGCGATGGTGCCCGCGATAGCCGAATCCGTTCGCGCACAGTTATTGCGCTTGAATAGCGAATTCGCCAATTACACGCCCCAGGAGCGGCAATTGCCCCAAATCACCCTGCACACGTTTGCAAGCCCTGAATATTTTCCGGCGGGGGTGAAGCATCGGTATACCCGTCGACAATGA
- a CDS encoding TraR/DksA C4-type zinc finger protein codes for MSSAWAGGTDAIMERMEQMTTLFIEETRKSMYAGESAIDCEECGEPIPESRRKAIACKYCLPCQTALEKNSK; via the coding sequence ATGTCATCCGCATGGGCAGGTGGCACCGATGCCATCATGGAGCGAATGGAGCAAATGACCACGCTCTTTATTGAAGAAACACGAAAATCAATGTATGCCGGCGAATCGGCTATCGATTGCGAGGAATGCGGCGAACCGATACCGGAAAGCCGCCGAAAGGCTATCGCCTGCAAATATTGTTTGCCTTGCCAGACGGCATTGGAAAAAAATTCAAAATAG
- a CDS encoding CapA family protein yields the protein MNDYQQKTRTRRNFLKLAGFTAIALGMAEVRSAPDRKETMCDQGLSAQTTSRDNRTVTLFLCGDVMTGRGIDQVLPHPSNPRIHEFYMNSAQGYVQIAEEANGPIPAPVGFDYIWGDALEELRRTGPDARIINLETAVTASSDFWPDKGINYRMHPKNIPCITAADIDCCVLANNHVLDWGYDGLKETLTTLADAELKVAGAGRNLSEAEAPAIIKLAGKGRVLVFGFGDDSSGIPLQWGARRDKPGVNLLPDFSEHTLSRIAERISDLKQKGDCVVASIHWGGNWGYKILNAQREFAHRLIDLAHVDVVHGHSSHHPKGIEVYQGKPILYGCGDFLNDYEGISGYEEFRGDLSLMYFVTLDLATGKLVSLMMSPMQIKRFRLNYATPKDAFWLQQVLDRESRLLGTKIDLIDKDRRLALSISC from the coding sequence ATGAATGATTATCAGCAAAAAACGAGAACGCGAAGGAATTTCCTGAAATTAGCCGGATTCACGGCGATCGCTCTGGGCATGGCCGAAGTGCGCTCGGCGCCGGACAGGAAAGAAACAATGTGCGATCAAGGCCTTTCTGCTCAGACGACTTCCCGCGATAACCGGACAGTTACGCTATTTCTATGTGGCGATGTGATGACCGGCCGGGGCATCGACCAGGTGCTGCCGCATCCTTCCAACCCGCGGATCCATGAATTTTATATGAACTCCGCCCAAGGGTATGTGCAGATCGCGGAGGAAGCCAACGGCCCCATTCCAGCACCGGTTGGTTTTGACTATATCTGGGGAGATGCGCTTGAAGAACTCCGGCGCACCGGTCCCGACGCCCGCATCATCAATCTCGAAACGGCGGTGACGGCCAGCTCCGATTTCTGGCCCGACAAGGGCATTAATTACCGGATGCATCCGAAGAACATCCCTTGCATTACTGCGGCGGATATCGACTGCTGCGTGCTGGCCAACAATCATGTCCTGGACTGGGGCTATGACGGCCTGAAGGAAACCTTGACCACTTTGGCCGACGCCGAGCTCAAGGTAGCAGGGGCGGGCCGGAACTTATCGGAAGCCGAAGCACCGGCGATTATCAAGTTAGCAGGGAAAGGGCGCGTGCTGGTATTCGGCTTCGGCGATGACAGCAGCGGCATTCCCTTGCAGTGGGGCGCCCGCCGCGATAAGCCGGGCGTGAATCTGCTGCCGGATTTCTCAGAGCACACGCTGAGCCGCATCGCTGAGCGGATCTCGGATCTTAAGCAGAAAGGCGATTGCGTGGTGGCTTCGATACACTGGGGCGGAAACTGGGGGTACAAGATATTAAATGCGCAAAGGGAATTTGCGCACCGGCTGATAGATCTGGCCCATGTGGACGTGGTGCATGGCCATTCATCGCACCATCCCAAAGGCATCGAGGTCTACCAGGGCAAGCCGATTCTGTACGGTTGTGGCGACTTTCTGAACGACTATGAGGGCATTTCAGGCTACGAGGAATTCCGGGGCGATCTCTCGCTGATGTACTTTGTAACGCTGGACCTGGCGACAGGAAAACTGGTCAGCCTGATGATGTCGCCCATGCAAATCAAACGCTTCCGGTTGAACTACGCGACGCCTAAAGACGCTTTCTGGCTGCAGCAGGTCCTGGACAGGGAAAGCCGTTTGTTGGGCACGAAGATTGATTTGATCGACAAAGATCGACGTCTGGCTTTGTCGATCAGTTGTTGA
- a CDS encoding phosphoribosyltransferase, with the protein MRLPFEDRAYAGRLLGQALAKYANRPDVIVLALPRGGVPVGFEAAQAINASLDIMLVRKLGTPGHEELAMGAIASGGITVFNTELVSRLHIGPELIEAAIKKEQQELERREQAYRGNHPPPVVENRHVILVDDGLATGASMRAAVAALKQRNPASIIVAIPVAPPDTVEVLKEEADEVICLAMPEPFSAVGRWYRDFSQTSDEDVKSLLESVWSTEFSSANYTEKP; encoded by the coding sequence TTGAGATTGCCATTTGAAGACCGAGCCTACGCAGGGCGCCTGCTGGGGCAGGCACTGGCCAAGTATGCCAACCGGCCGGACGTGATTGTCCTTGCCTTGCCGCGCGGCGGAGTTCCGGTAGGGTTCGAGGCCGCCCAGGCGATCAACGCGTCGCTGGATATCATGCTGGTGCGCAAACTCGGAACGCCCGGCCATGAGGAACTGGCCATGGGCGCAATCGCCAGCGGCGGCATAACAGTGTTCAACACTGAGCTGGTATCACGGCTTCATATCGGTCCGGAGCTCATAGAAGCCGCCATTAAAAAAGAACAACAGGAACTGGAACGGCGCGAACAGGCCTATCGGGGCAATCATCCCCCTCCTGTTGTCGAGAACCGCCATGTGATTCTGGTGGACGACGGTCTGGCTACCGGAGCAAGCATGCGTGCCGCTGTCGCCGCCTTGAAGCAACGCAATCCTGCATCGATCATAGTCGCCATCCCCGTGGCTCCGCCTGATACGGTAGAGGTACTGAAAGAGGAAGCCGATGAGGTGATCTGCCTGGCCATGCCAGAGCCATTTTCAGCCGTCGGCCGCTGGTACAGGGATTTTTCCCAGACCAGCGATGAGGACGTCAAGTCACTCCTCGAATCCGTCTGGTCAACGGAATTCAGTTCCGCAAACTACACGGAGAAGCCATGA
- a CDS encoding dienelactone hydrolase family protein, producing the protein MTNPASPAAIEVGMTFEGVSLDGSLAVPERAKGLVVFAHGSGSSRFSRRNRFVAGILNEAGLATLLFDLLTSDEEDIDLHTREFRFDIELLTSRLIGVVDWASQNATTAGFAVGLFGASTGAAAALGAAAARAGKVAAVVSRGGRPDLALRHLAMVRAPTLLIVGGEDTVIIGLNQQAASYLQAKHRLEIVPGATHLFEEPGTLEQVAKLTSDWFLRYLSGS; encoded by the coding sequence ATGACTAATCCCGCATCCCCGGCCGCCATTGAAGTCGGCATGACTTTTGAAGGCGTATCCCTTGACGGCAGCCTTGCCGTTCCTGAACGCGCAAAGGGTCTGGTAGTCTTCGCTCATGGCAGCGGCAGCAGCCGGTTCAGCCGACGCAACCGTTTCGTGGCCGGAATCCTGAACGAGGCAGGACTTGCCACGCTGCTTTTCGATCTTCTGACTTCGGATGAGGAAGACATCGATCTGCACACGCGCGAATTCCGTTTCGATATCGAATTGCTGACCAGCCGGCTTATTGGCGTAGTCGATTGGGCAAGCCAAAACGCGACAACAGCCGGTTTTGCCGTTGGGCTGTTTGGGGCCAGCACCGGCGCCGCGGCAGCACTGGGCGCAGCCGCAGCCCGTGCCGGCAAAGTGGCCGCGGTAGTCTCACGCGGCGGGCGGCCTGATCTGGCCTTGCGCCATCTGGCCATGGTTAGAGCGCCTACGCTGTTGATCGTAGGCGGAGAAGACACTGTGATAATCGGACTCAACCAACAGGCAGCCAGCTATCTGCAGGCCAAACATCGCCTGGAGATCGTTCCCGGCGCTACTCACCTGTTCGAGGAACCGGGCACACTGGAACAGGTGGCGAAGCTCACCAGTGACTGGTTCCTGCGCTATCTGTCCGGCTCATGA
- a CDS encoding ribose-phosphate diphosphokinase, with product MRLFALSESRALGEKIGAALDIPLALHEERDFEDGEHKTRPLESVRGCEVFVIQSLYSEPGKSVNDKLCRLLFFIGALKDASARSVTAVLPYLGYARKDRKTKSRDPVTTRYVAQLLEAVGTNRVLTLDVHNLAAFQNAFRCPTDHLEAKELFVEHFAVRLADADVVVVSPDIGGVKRAELFREALSQRLGKPAVSAFMEKQRSAGVVSGEALVGDVKGKAAIIIDDMISTGGTILRTAHACRRQGAQSIHAAASHGIFVGKADQVVADPALDSLVVTNTLPPFRLDPELVRSRLTVLDVAPLFADAIRHIHISGSTVEFL from the coding sequence ATGCGCCTGTTTGCACTGAGCGAAAGCCGGGCGCTCGGAGAAAAAATCGGAGCGGCTCTCGACATACCGCTGGCGCTGCACGAGGAACGGGACTTTGAAGACGGCGAGCACAAGACGCGCCCCTTGGAGAGTGTGCGCGGCTGCGAGGTCTTCGTGATCCAGTCGCTGTACAGCGAGCCTGGGAAAAGCGTCAACGACAAGCTGTGCCGGCTGCTGTTTTTCATCGGCGCCCTGAAAGATGCCTCGGCCCGGTCGGTGACCGCCGTCCTGCCCTACCTGGGTTATGCGCGCAAAGACAGGAAAACAAAGTCGCGCGATCCGGTAACGACCCGCTATGTGGCGCAACTGCTGGAGGCTGTGGGAACGAATCGGGTGCTGACCCTCGACGTGCATAATCTTGCCGCTTTTCAAAACGCTTTCCGCTGTCCTACGGACCATCTGGAAGCCAAGGAACTGTTCGTCGAGCATTTTGCAGTACGGCTCGCCGATGCTGATGTGGTCGTTGTTTCTCCGGACATAGGCGGCGTCAAACGCGCGGAACTGTTTCGCGAAGCGCTGAGCCAGCGGCTGGGCAAACCGGCAGTCAGCGCCTTCATGGAAAAGCAGCGCAGCGCCGGGGTCGTCAGCGGCGAAGCGTTGGTGGGCGATGTAAAAGGCAAAGCCGCCATCATCATCGACGACATGATCAGCACCGGCGGCACGATCCTGCGGACCGCACACGCCTGCCGCAGACAGGGCGCGCAAAGCATCCATGCCGCCGCTTCCCACGGCATTTTCGTGGGCAAGGCCGATCAGGTCGTGGCCGATCCCGCCCTGGATAGCCTGGTGGTCACCAATACGCTGCCGCCGTTCCGGCTCGATCCGGAACTCGTGCGCAGCCGGCTGACGGTGTTGGATGTCGCGCCGCTATTCGCGGACGCCATCAGGCATATTCACATCAGCGGCTCCACCGTAGAGTTCCTGTAG
- a CDS encoding LysE family translocator: protein MFDIQNYASFIAAILVFQLIPGPGTLTILNATARKGIGAGFGAVIGTLLGDFIYMAGAALGLAALMQGHPLVFEMLQWFGSVYLCWLGIQLLRSPVSIDASASEQKKSGRLYFRQAFMVSLTNPKVILFFMAFFPLFLRTDASSVALGILMAHVTIISFLYQAGLVLVGNVVARKLSSLPSARKAAARLAGTALIGFGLKLAANNR, encoded by the coding sequence ATGTTTGATATTCAGAACTACGCGAGCTTCATCGCAGCAATTCTCGTTTTTCAGTTAATCCCCGGGCCCGGCACGCTGACGATTCTCAACGCCACTGCGCGCAAAGGCATCGGAGCAGGGTTCGGTGCGGTTATAGGCACTTTGCTTGGCGATTTCATATATATGGCCGGCGCCGCCCTCGGCCTGGCAGCTTTGATGCAAGGGCACCCGCTTGTGTTTGAGATGCTGCAATGGTTTGGTTCCGTCTATCTGTGCTGGCTGGGCATCCAATTGCTCAGATCGCCTGTTTCCATCGATGCGAGTGCGTCCGAGCAGAAAAAGAGCGGGCGGCTTTATTTTCGACAGGCATTCATGGTCAGCCTCACCAACCCCAAGGTCATCCTGTTCTTCATGGCTTTCTTTCCTCTGTTTCTGCGTACCGATGCATCATCCGTTGCCCTTGGCATCCTGATGGCGCACGTTACCATCATCAGCTTCTTGTATCAGGCTGGCCTCGTGCTCGTCGGCAACGTTGTGGCACGCAAGCTGTCGTCGCTGCCATCGGCGCGCAAAGCCGCGGCTCGGCTTGCGGGCACTGCACTCATCGGGTTTGGCTTAAAACTGGCTGCAAATAACCGATGA